A DNA window from Mycolicibacter terrae contains the following coding sequences:
- a CDS encoding ABC transporter ATP-binding protein → MITVAVVSLGATVAIPLMTKAVIDGPVAHRDQRGLWLLGTAAAALGVGEAVLWLVRRWLVAHATMGVEADLRKDLYARLQVLPMTFHGRWQSGQLLSRIMNDLATIRRFLSFVLVFLVLNTLQIVAVTTILLLLYWPLGVVACVSMVPVTLVVQHFRRQYTRLSRRAQDQAGQVATVVEESALGLRTIKAFGREDYVFANFDTQAKTLRDLGIDKVTVSSRFWTLLEVIPNLTLIVVLAIGAFAAGHHQVTMGTLVAFITLMLSLVWPVSSLGFLLSATQEAMTAADRITEIFDAPLEITDGDDPVPPSGRLELRDVGFRFGDSDSDGPWVLRGVDLTVEPGETVALVGATGSGKTVLAMLLSRLYDVSEGQILIGGRDIRSLTLTALRSAVITAFDDPTLFSMSVAENLRLGRPDASDAELARALSTASADFVYDLPFGLDTRIGEQGMSLSGGQRQRLSLARALLATPTILVLDDTLSALDVHTEAAVTDALRGVLRDGPEPITAIVVANRASTVALADRVALLEGGGISAVGTHAELLATVPRYRYLLAADDELDDGAEHLVDWAQR, encoded by the coding sequence ATGATCACGGTCGCCGTCGTCAGCCTCGGCGCCACCGTGGCGATCCCGCTGATGACCAAGGCCGTCATCGACGGGCCGGTAGCCCACCGTGACCAGCGCGGACTGTGGCTGCTGGGGACGGCGGCCGCCGCGCTCGGGGTCGGCGAGGCGGTGCTGTGGTTGGTGCGGCGCTGGCTGGTCGCGCACGCCACCATGGGTGTCGAAGCCGATCTCCGCAAGGATCTCTACGCCCGGCTGCAGGTGTTGCCGATGACGTTTCACGGTCGCTGGCAGTCCGGGCAGCTGCTGTCGCGGATCATGAACGACCTGGCGACCATCCGGCGGTTCCTGTCGTTCGTGCTGGTGTTCCTGGTGCTCAACACGTTGCAGATCGTGGCGGTGACGACCATTCTGCTGCTGCTGTACTGGCCGCTCGGGGTGGTGGCCTGCGTGTCGATGGTGCCGGTGACGCTGGTGGTGCAGCACTTCCGGCGCCAGTACACCCGGCTGTCGCGCCGCGCGCAGGACCAGGCCGGTCAGGTGGCCACCGTTGTCGAGGAGTCGGCGCTGGGCCTGCGCACCATCAAGGCGTTCGGCCGCGAGGATTACGTCTTCGCGAACTTCGACACCCAGGCCAAGACCCTGCGCGACCTGGGCATCGACAAGGTGACGGTGTCGTCGAGGTTCTGGACGCTGCTGGAGGTGATCCCCAACCTCACGCTGATCGTGGTGCTGGCGATCGGCGCGTTCGCGGCCGGCCACCATCAGGTCACGATGGGCACCCTGGTCGCGTTCATCACCTTGATGCTGTCGCTGGTCTGGCCGGTGTCGTCGCTGGGCTTCCTGCTGTCGGCCACCCAGGAGGCGATGACCGCCGCCGACCGGATCACCGAGATCTTCGATGCGCCCCTCGAGATCACCGACGGGGACGATCCGGTGCCGCCGTCGGGGCGACTGGAGCTGCGCGACGTCGGCTTCCGCTTCGGCGATTCGGATTCGGATGGCCCGTGGGTGCTGCGCGGCGTCGACCTCACCGTCGAACCCGGCGAGACCGTCGCCCTGGTGGGCGCCACCGGATCGGGAAAGACGGTGCTGGCGATGCTGCTGTCGCGGCTCTACGACGTCTCCGAGGGGCAGATCCTCATCGGCGGACGTGACATCCGTTCGCTGACCCTGACGGCGCTGCGTTCGGCGGTGATCACCGCCTTCGACGACCCGACGCTGTTCTCCATGTCGGTGGCGGAGAATCTGCGGCTCGGCCGGCCGGACGCGAGCGATGCGGAGCTGGCCCGCGCCCTGTCGACGGCTTCGGCGGATTTCGTCTATGACCTGCCGTTCGGGCTCGACACCCGGATCGGTGAGCAGGGGATGAGTCTCTCGGGAGGGCAGCGTCAGCGGCTGTCGCTGGCCCGGGCCCTGCTGGCCACACCGACGATTCTGGTGCTCGACGACACCTTGTCGGCGCTGGACGTGCACACCGAAGCCGCCGTGACCGACGCGCTGCGCGGGGTGTTGCGTGACGGGCCGGAGCCGATCACCGCGATCGTGGTGGCCAACCGGGCCTCCACCGTGGCGCTGGCCGACCGGGTGGCGTTGCTCGAGGGTGGCGGCATCAGCGCGGTCGGTACCCACGCCGAACTGCTGGCCACGGTGCCGCGGTACCGCTACCTGCTGGCCGCCGACGACGAGCTCGACGACGGCGCCGAACACCTCGTCGACTGGGCACAGCGGTGA
- the prrA gene encoding two-component system response regulator PrrA has translation MNNPANAAAAPRVLVVDDDSDVLASLERGLRLSGFEVATAADGAEALRSAKETRPDAIVLDINMPVLDGVSVVTALRAMGDDVPVCVLSARSSVDDRVAGLEAGADDYLVKPFVLAELVARVRAMLRRRGSSASSSSETITVGPLEVDIPGRRARVKGVDVDLTKREFDLLAVLAEHKTAVLSRAQLLELVWGYDFAADTNVVDVFIGYLRRKLEAGGAPRLLHTVRGVGFVLRTQ, from the coding sequence ATGAACAACCCCGCCAACGCCGCTGCCGCCCCTCGGGTACTGGTGGTCGACGACGACTCCGATGTGCTCGCCTCCCTGGAACGCGGACTGCGCCTGTCCGGTTTCGAGGTGGCCACGGCGGCCGACGGCGCCGAGGCGTTGCGCAGCGCCAAGGAGACCCGCCCGGACGCGATCGTGCTCGACATCAACATGCCGGTGCTGGACGGCGTCAGCGTGGTGACGGCGCTGCGGGCGATGGGCGACGACGTGCCGGTCTGTGTGCTGTCCGCCCGCAGTTCGGTCGACGACCGGGTCGCCGGCCTGGAGGCCGGCGCCGACGATTACCTGGTCAAGCCGTTCGTGCTCGCCGAACTGGTGGCCCGGGTGCGCGCGATGCTGCGGCGGCGCGGGTCTTCGGCCAGCTCGTCGTCGGAGACCATCACCGTCGGCCCGCTGGAGGTCGACATCCCGGGCCGGCGCGCCCGGGTCAAGGGCGTCGACGTGGACCTGACCAAGCGGGAGTTCGACCTGTTGGCGGTGCTCGCCGAGCACAAGACCGCGGTGTTGTCGCGCGCCCAGCTGCTCGAACTGGTCTGGGGTTACGACTTCGCCGCCGACACCAACGTCGTCGACGTGTTCATCGGCTACCTGCGGCGCAAGCTGGAAGCCGGCGGTGCCCCCCGGCTGCTGCACACCGTTCGCGGCGTCGGATTCGTCCTGCGCACGCAGTGA
- a CDS encoding sensor histidine kinase, giving the protein MNALRRLFARTPSLRTRVVLATAIGTAIVTVIIGAIVWVGITNDRKYWLDRRLDEAAGLTVPLIGLGELPRSAGATDAVITLRRVGEVTSNSAVVLPQLEPGYADTEIDGVLYRVRTVDIPGPGPRSLAVGATYDATVADTNNLHRRVLLLCTFAIGAAAVLGWLLAAFAVRPLRRLAQQARSIDAGDERPEIEVRGASEAVEIAEAMRGMLQRIWTEQDRTKEALASARDFAAVSSHELRTPLTAMRTNLEVLTTLDLPDDQRKEVLNDVVRTQTRIEATLSALERLAQGELSTADDQVPVDITELLDRAAHDAMRVFPDLNVSLAPSPTCIIVGLPAGLRLAVDNAIANAVKHGGATQVQLSAVTSRAGVEIAIDDNGAGVPEEERRMVFERFSRGSTASHSGSGLGLALVAQQAGLHGGTASLEDSPMGGVRLMLRLPPPR; this is encoded by the coding sequence ATGAACGCGCTGCGGCGCCTCTTCGCTCGCACGCCGTCGCTGCGGACCCGGGTGGTGCTGGCGACCGCGATCGGCACCGCGATCGTGACGGTCATCATCGGTGCCATCGTGTGGGTCGGGATCACCAACGACCGCAAGTACTGGCTGGACCGCAGACTCGACGAGGCGGCCGGTCTGACAGTGCCGCTGATCGGCCTGGGCGAACTGCCCCGATCGGCCGGTGCCACCGATGCCGTGATCACCCTGCGCCGGGTAGGTGAGGTGACGTCGAACTCCGCGGTGGTACTGCCGCAGCTCGAGCCGGGGTACGCCGACACCGAGATCGACGGGGTGCTCTACCGGGTCCGGACCGTCGACATCCCGGGTCCCGGGCCGCGGTCGCTGGCGGTCGGCGCCACCTACGACGCCACCGTCGCCGACACCAACAACCTGCACCGCCGGGTGCTGCTGCTGTGCACGTTCGCGATCGGCGCCGCCGCGGTGCTGGGCTGGCTGCTGGCCGCGTTCGCGGTGCGGCCGTTGCGGCGGCTGGCCCAGCAGGCCCGGTCGATCGACGCCGGCGACGAGCGACCGGAGATCGAGGTGCGCGGCGCCAGCGAGGCCGTGGAGATCGCCGAGGCGATGCGCGGCATGCTGCAGCGGATCTGGACCGAGCAGGACCGCACCAAGGAGGCGCTGGCGTCGGCACGCGACTTCGCCGCGGTGTCCTCGCACGAGCTGCGCACCCCGCTGACCGCGATGCGCACCAATCTGGAGGTGCTGACCACCCTGGATCTGCCCGACGACCAGCGCAAGGAAGTCCTCAACGACGTAGTCCGGACCCAGACGCGGATCGAGGCCACGCTGTCCGCACTGGAGCGGCTGGCCCAGGGGGAATTGTCCACGGCCGACGACCAGGTTCCCGTCGACATCACCGAGTTGCTCGACCGGGCCGCCCACGACGCGATGCGGGTCTTCCCCGATTTGAATGTCTCGCTGGCACCCTCGCCGACCTGCATCATCGTCGGGTTGCCGGCCGGGCTGCGGCTGGCGGTGGACAACGCGATCGCCAACGCGGTCAAGCACGGCGGCGCGACCCAGGTGCAGCTGTCGGCGGTCACCTCCCGTGCCGGTGTCGAGATCGCCATCGACGACAACGGCGCCGGGGTTCCCGAGGAGGAGCGCCGAATGGTCTTCGAGCGGTTCTCCCGCGGGTCGACGGCATCGCATTCGGGCTCCGGACTCGGGCTGGCCCTGGTGGCGCAGCAGGCCGGACTGCACGGCGGCACGGCATCGCTGGAGGACAGCCCGATGGGCGGGGTACGGCTGATGTTGCGGCTACCGCCGCCGCGCTGA
- the arfC gene encoding channel accessory protein ArfC, sunset domain variant, whose amino-acid sequence MHGANCWLMCLSFGLGLLLTFAFAIRWVTREIPVSAEAETTVLPAGGAPYGEGSARAGAGGSGPAGWTIKGNEDSMLYHGPESPSYGQTIAEVWFIDEQTAEAAGFTRWDARGT is encoded by the coding sequence ATGCACGGCGCCAATTGCTGGTTGATGTGCTTGTCTTTCGGGCTGGGGCTGCTGCTGACATTCGCCTTCGCCATCCGGTGGGTCACACGCGAGATTCCGGTGTCGGCCGAGGCCGAGACCACCGTGCTCCCGGCCGGCGGTGCACCCTACGGCGAAGGCTCGGCGCGGGCCGGCGCAGGCGGCAGCGGCCCGGCGGGCTGGACGATCAAAGGCAACGAGGACTCGATGCTCTACCACGGCCCGGAGAGCCCCAGCTACGGGCAGACCATCGCCGAGGTGTGGTTCATCGACGAGCAGACGGCCGAGGCGGCCGGCTTCACCCGCTGGGACGCTCGCGGCACGTAA
- the arfB gene encoding channel accessory protein ArfB yields MDFVVQWLWYLLAFVAGSAVAWLLTIVSIRRTSRQDAIAAMPDSREMGAN; encoded by the coding sequence ATGGATTTCGTTGTTCAGTGGCTGTGGTATCTGCTGGCCTTCGTGGCGGGTTCAGCGGTCGCCTGGTTACTCACCATCGTGTCGATTCGTCGCACCAGCCGACAAGACGCCATTGCGGCAATGCCCGACTCACGTGAGATGGGGGCGAACTGA
- the arfA gene encoding channel-forming protein ArfA/OmpATb — MPGSENPTVTAWRKVSRFYRRPPGGGWLLALAAIPLLLTLIGVGMADRSKLDITANRVAVPSLSAPSVSTPGLSFAPLAVLRNGNVITLNGDLPDIATRTWLLDMLTGVYGSDVELVDNLNIKPGVAVPDSAALISVFRAAVTMPDFKFKINGDTVTLIGTAASGAVKSAVEAAAKAAWPNLELSNNILVLPDAVEAPSAPASPSAPEVPASRSPSPLSPSASRNPANTPTPAPAGDCVDLQADITALMSIPVTFVTNGQALSPATRQQLSRVAERLKGCRRAHVAVSGYTDNTGNDGINVPLSTSRAKAVADFLVAQGVPANSVTVKGFGSADPVAGNATPEGRAQNRRVAITVS, encoded by the coding sequence ATGCCAGGCTCCGAAAACCCGACCGTGACGGCCTGGCGCAAGGTATCGCGCTTTTACCGTCGACCTCCCGGTGGCGGTTGGCTTTTGGCCCTGGCGGCAATTCCCTTGCTACTGACGCTGATCGGCGTCGGAATGGCGGATCGCTCGAAACTCGACATCACCGCAAACCGCGTCGCCGTTCCATCGCTTTCGGCGCCGAGTGTGAGCACACCGGGATTGTCGTTCGCCCCGTTGGCGGTTCTGCGTAACGGCAATGTCATCACCCTCAACGGTGACCTGCCCGACATCGCAACGCGGACATGGCTGCTCGATATGCTCACGGGCGTCTACGGCAGCGATGTCGAACTGGTCGACAACCTCAACATCAAACCGGGCGTCGCCGTGCCCGACTCCGCCGCCTTGATATCGGTGTTCCGGGCCGCGGTGACCATGCCGGACTTCAAATTCAAAATCAACGGCGACACCGTCACGCTGATCGGTACCGCCGCTTCCGGCGCGGTCAAGTCCGCCGTCGAGGCGGCCGCGAAGGCGGCTTGGCCAAACCTGGAGTTGTCCAACAATATTCTGGTCCTGCCCGACGCAGTGGAGGCGCCGAGTGCACCGGCGTCACCGAGCGCCCCGGAGGTCCCGGCATCTCGGTCTCCGAGTCCGTTGTCGCCCAGCGCTTCTCGGAATCCGGCCAACACGCCCACGCCGGCCCCGGCCGGTGACTGCGTCGACCTGCAAGCCGACATCACCGCCCTGATGAGCATTCCCGTCACGTTCGTGACCAATGGCCAGGCCCTGTCGCCGGCCACCCGGCAGCAACTGAGCCGGGTCGCGGAGAGGCTGAAGGGTTGCCGCAGAGCACATGTGGCGGTCAGCGGCTACACCGACAACACCGGCAACGACGGCATCAACGTCCCCCTCAGCACCAGCCGGGCCAAGGCGGTCGCCGACTTCCTGGTGGCGCAGGGCGTGCCCGCGAACAGCGTCACCGTCAAAGGGTTCGGATCGGCTGACCCGGTCGCCGGCAACGCGACACCGGAAGGCCGCGCCCAGAACCGTCGTGTCGCCATCACCGTGAGCTAA
- the arfA gene encoding channel-forming protein ArfA/OmpATb: protein MRAWLAAAALVAVLLGATGCGLREGSPEGSDPGAAAPVPVSVIRRGNEITLTGDVADPVAKRALLDAVITSTDDVTVIDRLGLAPGVTTPDFLVSAPVFEAAAVISDFALSVAGDTVTLAGTAARAAEAASVEEAAKDAWPRADIVDEFVISSPSPR, encoded by the coding sequence GTGCGCGCCTGGCTGGCCGCGGCCGCGCTGGTCGCGGTGCTGCTCGGCGCGACCGGCTGTGGGTTGCGCGAAGGTTCGCCCGAGGGCAGTGATCCCGGCGCCGCGGCGCCGGTGCCGGTCTCGGTCATCCGCCGCGGCAACGAGATCACCCTGACCGGAGATGTGGCGGACCCGGTGGCCAAACGGGCGCTGTTGGACGCGGTGATCACCTCGACCGACGATGTCACCGTCATCGACCGGCTCGGTCTGGCGCCGGGTGTCACAACACCGGACTTCTTGGTGTCGGCTCCGGTGTTCGAAGCTGCTGCGGTGATAAGCGATTTCGCGTTGAGCGTCGCCGGCGACACCGTGACGCTGGCAGGCACCGCGGCCAGGGCGGCAGAGGCGGCCTCCGTCGAGGAGGCGGCGAAGGACGCCTGGCCGCGAGCCGACATCGTCGACGAGTTTGTGATCAGCTCGCCGTCGCCGCGATAA
- a CDS encoding FKBP-type peptidyl-prolyl cis-trans isomerase — MTNPAKPQITVPSGPPPTELVIEDIVVGDGAQAAPGALVNVHYLGVDYDTGAEFDSSWNRGESLEFPLDGLIAGWQDGIPGMKVGGRRQLVIPPELAYGPAGTGHQLAGKTLVFMIDLLGTR; from the coding sequence ATGACGAACCCGGCCAAGCCCCAGATCACGGTCCCGAGCGGCCCGCCCCCGACCGAACTGGTCATCGAGGACATCGTGGTCGGAGACGGCGCTCAGGCCGCCCCCGGTGCCCTTGTCAACGTCCACTACCTGGGCGTCGACTACGACACCGGTGCGGAGTTCGACAGCTCCTGGAACCGCGGGGAGTCCCTGGAGTTTCCGCTCGACGGGCTCATCGCGGGCTGGCAGGACGGCATCCCGGGGATGAAGGTGGGCGGCCGGCGCCAATTGGTGATCCCGCCCGAGCTGGCCTACGGACCGGCCGGCACCGGACACCAACTGGCCGGCAAGACCCTGGTCTTCATGATCGATCTGCTCGGCACCCGCTGA
- a CDS encoding citrate synthase — protein sequence MAATDETATLKYPGGELELPIVHATEGSDSLAIGSLLAKTGYTTFDNGYANTSPVKSAITYIDGDAGILRYRGYPIEQLAEKSTFIEVSYLLIYGELPTAEQLATFTGKIQRHTMLHEDLKRFFDGFPRNAHPMPVLSSVVNALSAYYQDSLDPSDNEQVEVSTIRLLGKLPTIAAYAFKKSEGQPFLYPDNSLSLVENFLRMTFGLPAEPYEVDPEVVRALDMLFILHADHEQNCSTSTVRLVGSSRANLFTSISGGINALWGPLHGGANQAVLEMLEKIRDQHGNVGDFVRKVKDREDGVKLMGFGHRVYKNYDPRARIVKEQADKILGKLGGDDELLNIAKDLEEAALTDDYFIERKLYPNVDFYTGLIYRAIGFPARMFTVLFALGRLPGWIAHWREMHDEGDSKIGRPRQLYTGYTERDYVTIGGR from the coding sequence GTGGCCGCAACCGACGAAACCGCCACCCTGAAGTACCCGGGTGGCGAGCTGGAGCTGCCGATCGTCCACGCCACCGAGGGGTCCGACAGCCTGGCCATCGGCTCGCTGCTCGCCAAGACCGGCTACACCACCTTCGACAACGGCTACGCCAACACCTCGCCCGTCAAGAGCGCCATCACCTACATCGACGGCGATGCCGGCATCCTGCGCTACCGCGGCTACCCGATCGAGCAGCTCGCCGAGAAGTCCACCTTCATCGAGGTCAGCTACCTGCTGATCTACGGCGAACTGCCCACCGCCGAACAGCTGGCGACGTTCACCGGCAAGATCCAGCGGCACACCATGCTGCACGAGGACCTCAAGCGGTTCTTCGACGGCTTCCCGCGCAACGCCCACCCGATGCCGGTGCTGTCCAGCGTGGTCAACGCGCTCTCCGCCTACTACCAGGACTCGCTGGACCCCTCCGACAACGAGCAGGTCGAGGTCTCGACCATCCGGCTGCTGGGCAAACTGCCCACCATCGCCGCCTATGCCTTCAAGAAGTCCGAGGGGCAGCCGTTCCTGTACCCGGACAACTCGCTGTCCCTGGTGGAGAACTTCCTGCGGATGACCTTCGGTCTGCCGGCCGAGCCCTACGAGGTCGACCCCGAGGTGGTCCGGGCACTCGACATGCTGTTCATCTTGCACGCCGACCACGAGCAGAACTGCTCGACGTCGACGGTGCGGCTGGTCGGCTCGTCGCGGGCCAACCTGTTCACCTCGATCTCCGGTGGCATCAACGCGCTGTGGGGCCCGCTGCACGGCGGCGCGAACCAGGCGGTGCTGGAGATGCTGGAGAAGATCCGCGACCAGCACGGCAACGTCGGCGACTTCGTCCGCAAGGTCAAGGACCGCGAGGACGGCGTCAAGCTGATGGGCTTCGGGCACCGGGTCTACAAGAACTACGACCCGCGGGCGCGCATCGTCAAGGAGCAGGCCGACAAGATCCTCGGCAAGCTCGGCGGCGACGACGAACTGCTCAACATCGCCAAGGACCTCGAAGAGGCCGCGCTGACCGACGACTACTTCATCGAGCGCAAGCTCTACCCCAACGTCGACTTCTACACCGGCCTGATCTACCGGGCGATCGGCTTCCCGGCCCGGATGTTCACCGTGTTGTTCGCGCTGGGCCGGCTGCCCGGGTGGATCGCACACTGGCGCGAGATGCACGACGAGGGCGACTCCAAGATCGGCCGGCCGCGCCAGCTCTACACCGGCTACACCGAACGCGACTACGTCACCATCGGCGGGCGGTAA
- a CDS encoding MFS transporter produces the protein MRLFADTTPLRSPDFRRLWVAGIPTVIGANLTIFAVPVQIYALTGSSAYVGLAGLFALVPLVVFGLLGGAWADAMDRRTLLIIASCGLGLASLLLWVQAVLGGGVWMVLCLLSVQQAFYAINAPTRSAAIPRLVAGGDLPAANSLNMTVMQFGAIVGPLLAGLLLGWVDLSTLYLIDALTCIFPIWATFRLVPMPPAGSPDGSRFGVAAVLDGFRFLAGNTVVLMSFVVDVIAMVLGLPRALFPQIAAADFGGPVEGGTTMALLAAAMAVGAVAGGVFSGWLPRITRQGLAIVVSIAVWGAAMAGFGLAVARADGHAGRVLWVALAFLAVGGAADMVSAAFRSTILQQVASDEMRGRLQGVFTVIVAGGPRLADAVHGAAGAAVGTAAAAAGGGVLVIVGVLLAALVAPAFIGYRRPGPAEAP, from the coding sequence GTGAGACTGTTCGCCGACACCACCCCGTTGCGCAGCCCGGACTTCCGGCGGCTGTGGGTGGCCGGGATCCCGACCGTCATCGGCGCGAACCTGACGATCTTCGCGGTGCCGGTCCAGATCTACGCGCTGACCGGCAGTTCGGCCTACGTCGGGCTGGCGGGACTGTTCGCGCTGGTGCCGCTGGTGGTCTTCGGGCTGCTGGGCGGCGCCTGGGCCGATGCGATGGACCGCCGGACACTGCTGATCATCGCCTCCTGCGGACTGGGGTTGGCATCGCTGCTGCTCTGGGTGCAGGCGGTGCTCGGCGGCGGGGTCTGGATGGTGCTGTGCCTGTTGTCGGTACAACAGGCCTTCTACGCGATCAACGCGCCCACCCGATCCGCGGCGATTCCGCGGCTGGTGGCCGGCGGTGACCTGCCCGCCGCCAATTCGCTGAACATGACCGTGATGCAGTTCGGGGCGATCGTCGGGCCGCTGCTGGCCGGGTTGCTGCTCGGCTGGGTGGACCTGTCCACCCTGTACCTGATCGATGCGCTGACCTGCATCTTCCCCATCTGGGCGACGTTCCGGCTGGTCCCGATGCCGCCCGCGGGTTCGCCCGACGGCTCCCGTTTCGGGGTGGCGGCGGTGCTGGACGGATTTCGCTTTCTGGCCGGCAACACCGTGGTGCTGATGTCGTTCGTGGTGGATGTGATCGCGATGGTGCTGGGTCTGCCCAGGGCGTTGTTTCCGCAGATCGCCGCCGCGGACTTCGGCGGGCCGGTCGAGGGCGGCACCACGATGGCGCTGCTGGCCGCGGCGATGGCGGTCGGGGCGGTGGCAGGCGGGGTGTTTTCGGGCTGGCTGCCGCGGATCACCCGTCAGGGGCTGGCGATCGTCGTCTCGATCGCGGTCTGGGGCGCGGCGATGGCCGGCTTCGGGCTGGCGGTCGCGCGCGCGGACGGCCATGCGGGTCGCGTGCTGTGGGTGGCGCTGGCGTTCCTGGCGGTCGGCGGCGCCGCCGACATGGTGTCGGCGGCGTTCCGTTCCACGATCCTGCAGCAGGTCGCCTCCGATGAGATGCGGGGCCGGCTGCAGGGGGTGTTCACCGTGATCGTCGCCGGTGGCCCACGACTCGCCGACGCCGTGCACGGCGCGGCCGGAGCGGCGGTGGGCACGGCCGCCGCGGCGGCCGGGGGCGGGGTGCTGGTCATCGTCGGAGTGCTGCTCGCTGCCCTGGTGGCGCCGGCTTTCATCGGCTACCGTCGGCCGGGACCGGCGGAGGCGCCATGA
- the pdxH gene encoding pyridoxamine 5'-phosphate oxidase yields the protein MHRTGPDNEHLAAMRVEYREKDNCGDLDVDWLEDGWEVLLRNWIGDAERAGIAEPNAMVLATVEDGRPVSRSVLCKNLDENGVTFFTDDGSAKAAQLAATPYASATFPWYQLGRQVHIRGRVTKTDAAIPAEYWVHRPRASQLGFWASQQSAPIASRAALLGQLVEVTERFADAEQVPVAPNWAGYVLAAEVVEFWQGREGRLHNRIRVSGGRIERLQP from the coding sequence GTGCACAGGACGGGCCCCGACAACGAGCACCTGGCGGCGATGCGAGTGGAATACCGGGAGAAGGACAACTGCGGCGACCTCGACGTGGACTGGCTCGAGGACGGCTGGGAGGTTTTGCTGCGCAACTGGATCGGCGACGCCGAACGCGCCGGGATCGCCGAGCCCAACGCCATGGTGCTGGCCACGGTCGAGGACGGCAGACCGGTCAGCCGTTCGGTGTTGTGCAAGAACCTCGACGAAAACGGCGTCACCTTCTTCACCGATGACGGTTCGGCCAAGGCCGCCCAGTTGGCCGCGACACCGTACGCCTCGGCGACGTTTCCCTGGTACCAGCTGGGCCGCCAGGTCCACATCCGCGGCCGGGTCACCAAGACCGACGCCGCGATCCCCGCCGAGTACTGGGTGCACCGGCCCCGGGCGTCGCAGCTGGGTTTCTGGGCGTCGCAGCAGTCGGCGCCGATCGCCTCGCGCGCGGCGTTGCTCGGCCAGCTCGTCGAGGTGACCGAACGATTCGCCGACGCCGAACAGGTCCCGGTCGCACCCAACTGGGCCGGGTACGTCCTCGCTGCTGAGGTGGTGGAGTTCTGGCAGGGCCGGGAAGGCCGGTTGCACAACCGGATTCGGGTGAGCGGCGGACGCATCGAGCGTCTGCAGCCCTGA
- a CDS encoding citrate synthase 2, with protein MTAAVPENFVAGLEGTVAFTTEIAEPDKDGGALRYRGVDIEDLASHVSFGDVWALLVDGDFNRPLAPAEAQELSVRTGDVRVDAQAAVAMLAPQWGFKPLLDTDDATARDQLARAAVMVLSYVAQSARGSQPPVPQSEIDGCATITERFMTRWRGEPDPRHTEAIDAYWVSAAEHGMNASTFTARVIASTGADVGAALSGAIGAMSGPLHGGAPARVIPMIAEAEDSGDARAVVKGILDRNEKLMGFGHRVYRAEDPRARVLRATAQRLAAPRYEVAAALEQAALTELRERRPDRAIETNVEFWAAVILDFAEVPPAMMPAMFTCGRTAGWCAHIMEQKRLGKLVRPSAIYVGPGPRSAASVAGWDKLAHPVA; from the coding sequence ATGACCGCTGCAGTCCCGGAGAACTTCGTAGCTGGCCTGGAGGGCACGGTGGCCTTCACCACCGAGATCGCCGAACCGGACAAGGACGGCGGCGCACTGCGCTACCGCGGCGTCGACATCGAGGACCTGGCCTCCCACGTCAGCTTCGGCGACGTGTGGGCCCTGCTGGTCGACGGCGACTTCAATCGCCCGCTGGCACCGGCCGAGGCACAAGAACTGTCGGTGCGCACCGGTGATGTGCGGGTCGACGCCCAGGCCGCGGTGGCGATGCTGGCGCCGCAGTGGGGCTTCAAGCCGCTGCTGGACACCGACGACGCCACCGCCCGTGACCAGTTGGCGCGCGCGGCGGTGATGGTGCTGTCCTACGTCGCGCAGTCGGCACGCGGCTCGCAGCCGCCGGTGCCGCAGTCGGAGATCGACGGCTGCGCCACCATCACCGAACGGTTCATGACCCGCTGGCGCGGCGAACCCGACCCCCGCCACACCGAGGCGATCGACGCCTACTGGGTGTCGGCGGCCGAGCACGGGATGAACGCCTCGACGTTCACCGCCCGGGTGATCGCCTCCACCGGTGCCGATGTCGGTGCGGCGCTGTCCGGCGCGATCGGGGCGATGAGCGGCCCGCTGCACGGCGGCGCCCCGGCCCGGGTGATCCCGATGATCGCCGAGGCCGAGGATTCCGGCGACGCCCGCGCGGTGGTCAAGGGCATCCTGGACCGCAACGAGAAGCTGATGGGCTTCGGGCATCGGGTGTACCGCGCCGAGGACCCGCGCGCCCGGGTGCTGCGCGCCACCGCACAGCGACTGGCCGCGCCCCGCTACGAGGTGGCTGCGGCGCTGGAGCAGGCGGCACTGACCGAACTGCGGGAGCGCCGGCCCGACCGCGCCATCGAGACCAACGTCGAATTCTGGGCGGCGGTGATCCTGGACTTCGCCGAGGTGCCCCCGGCGATGATGCCGGCGATGTTCACCTGCGGACGCACCGCGGGCTGGTGCGCGCACATCATGGAGCAGAAGCGGCTGGGCAAGCTGGTGCGCCCCTCGGCGATCTATGTCGGACCCGGGCCGCGCAGCGCGGCCTCGGTCGCCGGCTGGGACAAGCTGGCCCACCCTGTGGCCTAG